One window of the Vigna radiata var. radiata cultivar VC1973A chromosome 1, Vradiata_ver6, whole genome shotgun sequence genome contains the following:
- the LOC106764045 gene encoding photosystem I assembly factor PSA3, chloroplastic produces the protein MVVLKSTSPLSPFSSHLFNLSSLRRHHHHHAHPTATKPTSRVKHFSVKAYMENSNSLGSFANKVIGALPVVGLIARIFSDEGGVGDDLVDFAEFRRRVGNKCSQADSTAFYEFQDRRGRAGDPLYVLLCCWLAAVGAGLLKTEDILEGVSRLRISNDIEFEEQNFMALMSEAKERRAKIKADPPAIVMETRAGKALDAIYVCCFGRDAVEEDDERLLTAMLGAVFPTVQRDVIQRLVKDKAEKIAAGVDDDFVSELKPLSKEAVEIQMKDLQFLQQNSET, from the exons ATGGTGGTTTTAAAGTCCACTTCACCCCTCTCACCTTTCTCTTCCCACCTCTTCAACCTCTCCTCCCTCCGCCgccatcaccaccaccatgcTCACCCCACCGCCACCAAGCCCACTTCAAGAGTCAAACACTTCAGTGTCAAAGCTTACATGGAGAACTCCAACTCCTTAGGCAGTTTCGCCAACAAGGTCATCGGGGCACTCCCTGTGGTGGGTCTCATTGCCAGGATCTTCAGCGACGAAGGCGGCGTCGGCGATGACCTCGTGGACTTTGCTGAGTTCAGAAGGCGCGTTGGGAACAAGTGCTCCCAGGCTGATTCCACTGCCTTCTATGAGTTCCAAGACCGACGAGGAAGG GCAGGGGATCCACTCTATGTTCTGTTATGCTGTTGGCTAGCAGCCGTTGGTGCAGGTCTTCTCAAAACTGAGGATATTCTAGAAGGGGTCTCTAGGCTCCGGATCTCAAATGACATTGAATTTGAGGAGCAGAATTTCATGGCCTTGATGAGTGAGGCAAAGGAG AGACGGGCAAAGATAAAGGCTGACCCTCCTGCTATAGTAATGGAGACTCGAGCTGGGAAGGCTCTTGATGCAATCTATGTGTGTTGCTTTGGAAGGGATGctgttgaagaagatgatgagagACTGCTGACAGCAATGCTTGGTGCTGTTTTTCCGACAGTTCAGCGCGATGTGATCCAGCGCCTTGTGAAAGACAAGGCAGAGAAAATAGCTGCTGgtgttgatgatgattttgtttCAGAACTCAAGCCTCTATCAAAAGAAGCTGTTGAAATACAAATGAAAGACCTTCAGTTCCTTCAACAAAATAGTGAGACTTAA
- the LOC106774997 gene encoding FBD-associated F-box protein At3g52670, whose protein sequence is MVDDIISSFPDEILCHILSFLPTKHVVATSVLSKRWKFLWRSLPFFDFHYDGDLFDYDRNNENYSHFLHSVDSFLLSRDKDQPLHRFRLRSDSTYGHPVSIQRWITAAVSRSVRHLDLYLDWGFVLPSVVFSCKTLVVLKLTFIQVENTFSVDLPLLKILHLDNISSPEGLDLSQLLSGCPNLEDLEVKGFISTTKGKVIRLPKLIRASIHEDLLPLEVVKDVEVLFLDSKYQQILDFDFQNLVRLELILQHSKDWLGVLEVLEHCPKLQTLLICIYKSSFDTFLAGHEEVVWSYPQSVPVCISSHLKTCSLKYYSGSIDEIQFASYIMGNATYLRSMNVCIDSESHFTFGEKLHMERELSSCMKSSDICTLSFKYSS, encoded by the exons ATGGTCGATGATATTATCAGTAGTTTTCCAGACGAAATCCTTTGTCACATCCTATCTTTTCTTCCGACCAAACATGTTGTCGCAACGAGTGTTCTCTCCAAGCGCTGGAAATTTCTATGGCGCTCGCTTCCCTTTTTCGATTTCCACTATGACGGAGACCTCTTTGATTATGACAGAAACAACGAGAATTACTCTCATTTTCTTCACTCCGTGGACTCTTTTTTGCTTTCGCGTGATAAAGATCAACCCCTCCATAGATTTCGCCTCAGATCTGACTCTACCTACGGTCATCCTGTAAGTATCCAGAGATGGATTACGGCTGCAGTCAGTAGAAGCGTTCGACACCTCGACCTCTATTTGGATTGGGGCTTTGTCTTGCCATCTGTGGTGTTTAGCTGCAAAACTCTTGTAGTTCTCAAGTTGACTTTCATCCAAGTGGAAAATACTTTCTCCGTTGACTTGCCTTTGCTTAAGATCTTGCATTTGGATAATATTTCTTCTCCCGAAGGTCTTGATCTTTCACAGCTTCTTTCTGGGTGTCCTAATCTTGAGGACTTGGAAGTCAAAGGTTTCATTTCTACGACTAAAGGGAAGGTTATCAGATTGCCCAAGTTGATTAGAGCCAGCATCCATGAAGATTTACTTCCATTGGAAGTTGTTAAGGATGTTGAAGTTTTGTTCTTGGATTCG AAATATCAACAAATCCTGGATTTTGACTTTCAGAATTTAGTTCGACTTGAATTGATTTTGCAGCATAGCAAGGATTGGCTTGGGGTATTGGAAGTGCTCGAGCATTGTCCCAAACTTCAAACTCTTCTCATTTGCATTTATAAG AGCagttttgatacatttttggCAGGCCATGAAGAAGTAGTTTGGTCATATCCACAATCTGTTCCTGTTTGTATTTCATCACACCTTAAAACCTGTTCTCTTAAATATTACAGTGGTTCTATAGATGAGATTCAATTTGCAAGTTATATTATGGGGAATGCAACATATCTACGGAGCATGAATGTCTGCATTGACAGTGAATCTCATTTTACTTTTGGAGAAAAACTTCATATGGAAAGAGAATTATCCTCGTGCATGAAGAGCTCAGATATTTGTACACTTTCATTTAAATA TTCATCTTGA